The following coding sequences are from one Sphingomonas sp. OV641 window:
- a CDS encoding DEAD/DEAH box helicase has protein sequence MSFADLGLSEELLRAVGDTGYTDPTPIQASAIPSVLMMRDIIGIAQTGTGKTASFVLPMIDILAHGRARALMPRSLILEPTRELAAQVAENFEIYGKYHKLSMALLIGGVQMGDQVKALEKGVDVLIATPGRLMDLFQRGKILLNGCSMLVIDEADRMLDMGFIPDIEEICTKLPKQRQTLLFSATMPPPIKKLADKFLENPKTIEVARPATTNTNITQWVVPVKGQAFEKRRTLRHLLREEGVSTAIIFCNRKTTVRELNKSLKKHGFAAGEIHGDMEQPARLAELDRFKKGDINILVASDVAARGLDIKGVSHVFNFDAPWHPDDYVHRIGRTGRGGATGVAFTLVAPDDAENIDNIEKLTGQKIDRREVTVAEEAKPERPKRARADEERAPRREHGREREREHGRERDAERERGRGRDEYRRRRDPVDDGPDDGWNGPVPAFLSVSIGA, from the coding sequence ATGAGCTTCGCCGACCTCGGCCTTTCAGAAGAGCTTCTCCGCGCCGTTGGCGACACCGGCTATACGGATCCGACGCCGATCCAAGCCTCGGCGATCCCGAGCGTGCTGATGATGCGCGACATCATCGGCATCGCGCAGACCGGGACGGGCAAGACGGCATCGTTCGTGCTGCCGATGATCGACATCCTTGCGCACGGTCGCGCCCGCGCGCTGATGCCGCGGAGCCTGATCCTGGAGCCGACGCGCGAGCTGGCCGCCCAGGTCGCCGAGAACTTCGAAATTTACGGCAAGTATCACAAGCTTTCCATGGCGCTGCTGATCGGCGGCGTGCAGATGGGCGATCAGGTGAAGGCGCTGGAAAAGGGCGTCGACGTGCTGATCGCCACGCCAGGCCGGCTCATGGACCTGTTCCAGCGGGGCAAGATCCTGCTGAACGGTTGCAGCATGCTGGTGATCGACGAGGCCGACCGCATGCTCGACATGGGGTTCATTCCCGACATCGAGGAAATCTGCACCAAGCTGCCCAAGCAACGGCAGACACTGCTTTTTTCGGCGACCATGCCGCCACCGATCAAGAAGCTGGCCGACAAGTTCCTGGAAAATCCCAAGACGATCGAAGTCGCCCGGCCAGCCACCACCAACACCAACATCACCCAGTGGGTGGTACCGGTGAAGGGCCAGGCTTTCGAGAAGCGGCGGACGCTGCGCCATCTGCTGCGCGAAGAGGGCGTCAGCACGGCGATCATCTTCTGCAACCGCAAGACAACGGTGCGGGAGCTGAACAAGAGCTTGAAGAAGCACGGTTTTGCGGCTGGCGAGATCCATGGCGACATGGAGCAGCCGGCGCGCCTCGCCGAGCTGGACCGGTTCAAGAAGGGCGATATCAACATCCTGGTCGCATCCGACGTTGCGGCGCGTGGGCTCGACATCAAGGGTGTGAGCCACGTGTTCAACTTCGATGCGCCCTGGCATCCGGACGATTATGTGCACCGGATCGGCCGCACGGGCCGTGGCGGGGCGACGGGCGTCGCCTTCACCCTCGTCGCGCCGGACGACGCCGAGAATATCGATAACATCGAAAAGCTTACCGGCCAGAAGATCGACCGCCGCGAAGTGACGGTGGCGGAAGAGGCGAAGCCGGAGCGGCCCAAGCGTGCGCGAGCCGACGAGGAGCGCGCGCCGCGGCGCGAGCACGGGCGCGAGCGTGAGCGTGAGCATGGGCGCGAGCGGGATGCCGAGCGCGAGCGCGGCCGCGGACGGGATGAGTATCGTCGGCGGCGCGATCCGGTCGACGACGGCCCGGATGATGGCTGGAACGGGCCGGTTCCGGCCTTCCTGAGCGTTTCCATCGGCGCCTGA
- a CDS encoding electron transfer flavoprotein subunit alpha/FixB family protein, producing the protein MKTLVWVEHDGSTVKDATLAAVTAASKLGEVHLLVAGKGVDPVAQEAAKIAGVGKVHVADDDAFAHALAENVAPLVVELMGHHDAFVAPATTSAKNIAPRVAALLDVMQISEVLSVESEDTFTRPIYAGNAIATVQTSDAKKVLTIRTTAFEKAAAEGGSGTVEAVASTGDKGLSTFDGQEIAKSERPELTSAKIIVSGGRALQNGENFTKIIEPLADKLGAGVGASRAAVDAGFVPNDYQVGQTGKIVAPEVYIAVGISGAIQHLAGMKDSKTIIAINKDEDAPIFQVADIGLVGDLFKVVPELTEKL; encoded by the coding sequence ATGAAGACTCTGGTTTGGGTCGAACATGACGGATCGACCGTCAAGGATGCCACGCTCGCCGCGGTGACCGCCGCGTCGAAGCTGGGCGAAGTTCACCTGCTCGTCGCCGGCAAGGGCGTCGATCCGGTGGCGCAGGAAGCCGCCAAGATCGCCGGTGTGGGCAAGGTCCATGTCGCCGACGACGACGCCTTTGCGCATGCGCTGGCGGAGAATGTCGCGCCGCTGGTCGTCGAGCTGATGGGCCATCACGACGCGTTCGTCGCGCCGGCTACCACCTCGGCGAAGAACATCGCGCCGCGCGTCGCCGCGCTGCTCGACGTGATGCAGATCTCCGAAGTGCTGTCGGTCGAGAGCGAGGACACGTTCACGCGCCCGATCTACGCCGGCAACGCCATCGCGACCGTGCAGACGTCGGATGCGAAGAAGGTCCTCACCATCCGCACCACCGCCTTCGAGAAGGCGGCTGCCGAGGGTGGCTCGGGCACCGTCGAGGCGGTCGCGTCGACCGGCGACAAGGGTCTGTCGACCTTCGATGGCCAGGAAATCGCCAAGAGCGAGCGTCCGGAGCTGACCAGCGCGAAGATCATCGTGTCGGGCGGCCGTGCGCTGCAGAATGGTGAGAACTTCACCAAGATCATCGAGCCGCTCGCCGACAAGCTGGGCGCCGGCGTTGGCGCGAGCCGCGCCGCGGTGGACGCCGGCTTCGTGCCGAACGACTATCAGGTCGGCCAGACCGGCAAGATCGTCGCCCCGGAAGTCTATATCGCCGTCGGCATTTCCGGTGCGATCCAGCACCTTGCCGGCATGAAGGACTCCAAGACCATCATCGCCATCAACAAGGACGAGGATGCGCCGATCTTCCAGGTCGCGGACATCGGCCTGGTGGGTGACCTGTTCAAGGTGGTGCCGGAGCTGACCGAAAAGCTCTGA
- a CDS encoding energy transducer TonB, translating into MAYAATIRPRWTRERALAALAAIVVQALLGYALITGLTVSFPRTVEETLTLFSAEPPPPPAQPRTIPEPQAAKSRAEGRASARNIRSRATAVAAPEPIVVTPPPPPPVIAAPKPYIAHDPTSGSAPVRGPGTGAGGVGDGFGSGGSGDGDGAGGRGGEETGPEFLRGRMRTSDLPEALFVTGFTGTVGVRYMVATDGRVPICEVTRSSGNAAVDDTTCRLIRERFRFRPSRDGRGRPVRSWIVENHTWEVEADSVDVVETPRKRRVRSW; encoded by the coding sequence ATGGCCTATGCTGCGACGATCCGCCCCCGCTGGACGCGCGAGCGTGCGCTCGCGGCGCTGGCAGCGATCGTGGTCCAGGCGCTGCTCGGCTATGCGCTCATCACCGGACTCACCGTGTCATTTCCCCGCACCGTGGAGGAAACACTGACGCTCTTCTCCGCAGAGCCGCCGCCCCCACCCGCGCAGCCGCGCACCATACCCGAGCCGCAGGCCGCCAAGAGCCGCGCGGAGGGCCGCGCCTCGGCCCGCAACATCCGCAGCCGTGCGACTGCGGTGGCCGCGCCAGAGCCGATCGTGGTCACGCCGCCGCCACCCCCGCCCGTAATCGCCGCGCCAAAGCCCTATATCGCCCATGACCCCACATCGGGTTCTGCGCCGGTACGCGGCCCCGGTACGGGCGCCGGCGGGGTTGGCGACGGCTTCGGCAGCGGCGGCAGCGGCGATGGCGACGGTGCAGGCGGCAGGGGCGGAGAGGAAACCGGGCCGGAATTCCTTCGTGGCCGGATGCGGACGTCCGATCTGCCAGAGGCGCTGTTCGTCACCGGCTTCACCGGCACCGTGGGCGTCCGCTACATGGTGGCGACCGACGGCCGGGTGCCAATCTGTGAGGTGACGCGCTCCAGCGGGAACGCGGCCGTGGATGACACGACCTGCCGTCTGATCCGCGAGCGCTTCCGCTTCCGCCCTTCCCGCGATGGACGCGGACGGCCGGTCAGGTCGTGGATCGTCGAAAATCACACCTGGGAGGTGGAGGCAGACAGCGTGGACGTGGTGGAAACGCCCCGCAAGCGCCGCGTGCGAAGCTGGTAA
- a CDS encoding glutathione S-transferase family protein has protein sequence MSDLIFYTNPMSRGRIARWMLEEVGEPYDTRLVDWTAKPDDFLAANPMAKVPTIIHRGQVVTEAGAIITYLAETFPAAGLAPRAEERASFYRWMFFAAGPLEAATTDRALGVAPTAEQQGMVGYGTLDRVVDALKGAVTASTYIAGERFTAADVYVGSHIAWGLQFGAFPASDEFDRYLARIMDRPAAIRAREIDDALISGNGS, from the coding sequence ATGAGCGACTTGATCTTCTACACGAACCCCATGTCCCGCGGCCGGATCGCGCGCTGGATGCTGGAGGAAGTCGGCGAGCCCTATGACACCCGGCTGGTCGACTGGACGGCCAAGCCTGATGATTTCCTCGCCGCCAATCCAATGGCCAAGGTGCCCACCATCATCCACCGCGGGCAAGTGGTAACCGAGGCCGGCGCGATCATCACCTATCTTGCCGAAACTTTCCCCGCGGCGGGTCTCGCCCCGCGCGCGGAGGAACGCGCGTCCTTTTATCGCTGGATGTTCTTTGCCGCGGGCCCGCTGGAGGCGGCCACCACCGATCGCGCACTCGGCGTCGCGCCCACCGCCGAACAGCAGGGCATGGTCGGCTACGGCACCCTCGACCGGGTCGTGGACGCGCTGAAAGGCGCTGTAACCGCAAGCACCTATATCGCCGGCGAGCGATTCACCGCCGCGGACGTCTATGTTGGCAGCCATATCGCCTGGGGTCTGCAATTCGGCGCGTTTCCTGCCTCGGACGAATTCGATCGCTACCTCGCCCGCATCATGGATCGCCCCGCTGCCATCCGCGCCCGCGAGATCGACGACGCGTTGATCTCCGGCAACGGTAGCTGA
- a CDS encoding NUDIX domain-containing protein, whose product MVAWRYRIAGRAMRLYWKVVRPRTFGVRALLVDDAGRIALVRHQYVAGWYLPGGGVDKGESAETAIRRELREEVGLSEVIVRRVQGVYHNRGEGKDDHVVVFLCGVTDPASIVIADPREIAEVGWFAPDQLPEAATPATRRRIAEHAKGAQGWGNW is encoded by the coding sequence GTGGTGGCGTGGCGCTACCGGATCGCCGGGCGTGCCATGCGGCTTTACTGGAAGGTCGTTCGACCGCGCACGTTCGGCGTGCGCGCGCTGCTGGTCGATGATGCCGGTCGGATCGCGCTGGTACGGCATCAATATGTCGCCGGATGGTACCTGCCGGGCGGCGGCGTCGACAAGGGCGAGAGCGCGGAGACGGCGATCAGGCGTGAGCTGCGGGAGGAAGTGGGCCTCTCTGAGGTAATCGTCCGCCGGGTGCAGGGCGTCTATCACAATCGCGGGGAGGGAAAGGACGATCATGTCGTCGTTTTCCTTTGCGGGGTGACCGATCCGGCATCCATCGTGATTGCCGACCCGCGCGAGATCGCGGAGGTCGGCTGGTTCGCGCCGGACCAACTGCCAGAGGCCGCCACGCCGGCAACGCGGCGGCGGATCGCCGAACATGCGAAAGGGGCGCAGGGCTGGGGAAACTGGTGA
- the sucC gene encoding ADP-forming succinate--CoA ligase subunit beta — MNIHEYQAKELLAKFGVPVPAGFAALSVEEAVEASKKLPGPLYVVKAQIHAGGRGKGKFKELAPEAKGGVRLAKTEDEVRHAATEMLGNTLVTIQTGDAGKQVNRLYVTDGVDIAKEYYLALLVDRATGRVAFVVSTEGGMDIETVAHDTPEKIHTFSVDPATGFQPHHGRAVANALGLTGDLAKQAQSLASKVYDAFLGTDAAQIEINPLAVTDDNKLMVLDAKVGFDGNAMFRHKDLAELRDETEEDPAELEASKYDLAYIKLDGDIGCMVNGAGLAMATMDIIKLNGMFPANFLDVGGGASKEKVTAAFKIILADPNVKGILVNIFGGIMKCDIIADGIVAAAKEVNLSVPLVVRLEGTNVEKGKEILANSGLAIVPANDLGDAAQKIVAEVKKAA; from the coding sequence ATGAACATTCACGAATATCAGGCCAAGGAACTGCTGGCGAAGTTCGGCGTCCCTGTCCCTGCGGGCTTTGCGGCGCTCAGCGTCGAGGAAGCGGTGGAAGCGTCGAAGAAGCTTCCCGGGCCGCTGTATGTCGTGAAGGCGCAGATCCACGCCGGCGGCCGCGGCAAGGGCAAGTTCAAGGAACTCGCTCCCGAGGCGAAGGGCGGTGTCCGCCTCGCCAAGACCGAGGACGAGGTTCGCCACGCCGCAACCGAGATGCTCGGCAACACGCTGGTGACGATCCAGACGGGCGATGCGGGCAAGCAGGTCAACCGCCTCTACGTCACCGATGGCGTCGACATCGCCAAGGAATATTACCTCGCGCTGCTGGTCGATCGCGCAACGGGCCGCGTCGCCTTCGTCGTGTCGACCGAGGGTGGCATGGACATCGAGACGGTGGCGCACGACACGCCCGAGAAGATCCACACCTTCTCCGTCGATCCGGCGACCGGTTTCCAGCCGCACCACGGCCGCGCCGTTGCGAACGCGCTCGGCCTCACCGGCGATCTGGCCAAGCAGGCGCAGAGCCTCGCGTCGAAGGTGTATGACGCCTTCCTCGGCACGGACGCCGCGCAGATCGAGATCAACCCGCTCGCCGTGACGGACGACAACAAGCTGATGGTGCTTGACGCCAAGGTCGGCTTCGATGGCAACGCCATGTTCCGCCACAAGGACCTCGCCGAGCTGCGCGACGAGACCGAGGAGGATCCGGCCGAGCTGGAAGCCTCCAAGTACGACCTCGCCTATATCAAACTCGACGGCGACATCGGTTGCATGGTCAACGGCGCCGGCCTCGCCATGGCGACGATGGACATCATCAAGCTGAACGGCATGTTCCCGGCCAACTTCCTCGACGTCGGCGGCGGCGCCTCGAAGGAGAAGGTGACCGCGGCGTTCAAGATCATCCTTGCCGATCCGAACGTGAAGGGCATCCTGGTCAACATCTTCGGCGGCATCATGAAGTGCGACATCATCGCCGACGGCATCGTCGCCGCGGCGAAGGAAGTTAATCTGTCGGTGCCGCTTGTGGTTCGCCTCGAGGGCACCAATGTCGAGAAGGGCAAGGAGATCCTCGCGAACTCCGGCCTCGCCATTGTGCCGGCGAACGACCTGGGCGATGCTGCACAGAAGATCGTCGCCGAGGTGAAGAAGGCGGCGTAA
- a CDS encoding FAD-binding oxidoreductase: protein MTPQQTRMLDALAPRLPTRAIVTDREAIAPWETDWRGRWHGHAPILFEPVTVGQVQEIVAVAAREQVPLVPQGGNTSMVGGATPPASGAAAILSLRRLNRIRSLDASAGLAIAEAGVILADLHEAALADSRRFPLTLGSRGSATIGGLVSTNAGGTQVLRWGTMRGLVVGVEAVLADGSLYDGLAALKKDNRGYDLNQLLIGAEGTLGIVTAATLRLAPAISARAVAWIGLATPDAALRLLRRFEAAGNAVESFELLPAESLHAVLTHIPGTRPPLSGEHSWHVLIEAVTSDAEAPHPTGFVERVLGPAMADGIVADAVIAASEAQADAFWRIRDSISDAERATGPAAQHDISVPVEAMPRFLIEAAAACDARFPGTRASGFGHLGDGNVHFHVRAPAGADRSRWLAEDAPLVTRFVDDLVVAAGGSISAEHGIGQMKLHELERLSPPPRMAALRAIKQALDPAGIFNPGKLVTLAPSRADE, encoded by the coding sequence ATGACTCCGCAGCAGACCCGCATGCTGGACGCGCTGGCGCCCCGGCTTCCCACCCGTGCAATCGTTACCGATCGGGAGGCGATCGCGCCTTGGGAAACGGACTGGCGCGGGCGCTGGCATGGCCATGCTCCTATCCTGTTCGAGCCGGTTACGGTGGGCCAAGTGCAGGAAATCGTTGCCGTCGCTGCGCGGGAACAGGTGCCACTGGTGCCGCAGGGCGGCAACACGTCCATGGTGGGCGGCGCAACACCGCCCGCGTCCGGCGCCGCCGCCATCCTTTCGCTGCGGCGGCTCAACCGCATACGATCGCTGGACGCGTCCGCCGGGCTGGCGATTGCCGAGGCGGGCGTGATCCTTGCCGATCTCCACGAAGCGGCGCTGGCCGATTCGCGGCGCTTCCCGCTGACTCTGGGCAGCCGTGGCTCCGCGACGATCGGCGGGCTGGTGTCCACCAACGCTGGTGGAACGCAGGTCTTGCGCTGGGGAACGATGCGCGGCCTCGTCGTCGGTGTGGAGGCGGTGCTTGCCGACGGCAGCCTTTATGATGGGTTGGCCGCGCTGAAGAAGGACAATCGCGGCTATGATCTGAACCAGTTGCTGATCGGGGCGGAAGGCACGCTGGGGATCGTCACGGCAGCAACGCTGCGCCTCGCCCCGGCGATCAGCGCACGAGCGGTGGCCTGGATCGGCCTCGCCACGCCCGATGCGGCGCTGCGATTGCTCCGCCGGTTCGAGGCCGCCGGCAACGCCGTGGAAAGCTTCGAGCTTCTCCCGGCCGAATCGCTCCATGCCGTGTTGACGCACATACCCGGCACCCGCCCGCCCCTCTCCGGCGAGCATTCCTGGCATGTCCTGATCGAAGCGGTGACGAGCGATGCCGAGGCGCCGCATCCGACAGGGTTCGTGGAACGGGTGCTCGGCCCTGCCATGGCGGACGGCATCGTCGCGGACGCCGTCATTGCCGCCAGTGAGGCCCAAGCCGACGCTTTCTGGCGCATCCGCGATTCGATCTCGGACGCGGAACGCGCCACCGGACCCGCTGCGCAGCACGACATCTCCGTGCCGGTCGAAGCCATGCCGCGCTTCCTGATCGAAGCTGCCGCCGCCTGCGACGCTCGCTTCCCCGGCACACGCGCGAGCGGCTTTGGCCATCTGGGCGACGGCAACGTCCATTTCCACGTTCGCGCCCCAGCCGGAGCGGATCGCAGCCGCTGGCTTGCCGAGGACGCACCGCTGGTGACGCGCTTCGTTGACGATCTGGTGGTCGCGGCCGGCGGCTCCATTTCTGCCGAGCACGGGATCGGGCAGATGAAGCTGCACGAGCTCGAAAGATTGTCGCCCCCGCCGCGCATGGCCGCATTGCGCGCGATTAAACAGGCGCTCGATCCCGCCGGCATCTTCAATCCGGGCAAGCTCGTCACGCTTGCACCAAGCCGCGCGGACGAATAG
- a CDS encoding septal ring lytic transglycosylase RlpA family protein, whose protein sequence is MINSGTSRARAAALATVALALAGCSTTRYRPVSDTPVVIGKPYTIRGTTYRPAADANFDVLGYASWYGSESGNRVALGERFRPEWITAAHTTLPLPTYVEVTALETGRTILVRINDRGPFARGRILDLSRGAAEQLGIRRTGVAAVRVRRVDPPEKERARLRKGRQVAERPRLSDAALASLRAQLAAGVRQGLVQAP, encoded by the coding sequence ATGATCAACTCTGGCACCAGCCGCGCCCGGGCGGCCGCGCTGGCGACTGTCGCGCTCGCGCTCGCCGGCTGCAGCACCACCCGGTACAGACCCGTCAGCGACACGCCCGTCGTGATCGGCAAGCCTTACACGATAAGGGGCACCACCTATCGCCCTGCCGCGGACGCGAACTTCGACGTTCTTGGCTATGCGAGCTGGTATGGCTCGGAAAGCGGCAATCGCGTGGCGCTCGGAGAGCGGTTTCGGCCCGAGTGGATCACCGCGGCGCATACGACGCTGCCCCTGCCGACCTATGTGGAAGTGACCGCATTGGAGACCGGGCGGACGATCCTGGTGCGGATCAACGATCGTGGGCCGTTCGCACGCGGGCGGATCCTAGATCTCTCGCGGGGCGCGGCAGAACAGCTTGGCATCCGGCGGACCGGCGTGGCGGCAGTGCGTGTGCGGCGCGTGGACCCGCCGGAGAAGGAACGCGCGCGCCTGCGCAAGGGCAGGCAGGTGGCCGAGCGGCCGAGGCTCAGCGACGCCGCGCTGGCCTCCCTGCGCGCGCAATTGGCCGCAGGGGTGCGGCAGGGGCTGGTCCAGGCGCCATGA
- the cpdR gene encoding cell cycle two-component system response regulator CpdR, with the protein MIRILLAEDDQVMREYLARALEKSGYAVTAVDRGTAALPLIEAEEFDLLLTDIVMPEMDGIELAQRAGEIRPKLRVMFITGFAAVTLKAGKAMPQARVLSKPFHLRDLVMEVDRMFEIGEFQELQ; encoded by the coding sequence ATGATCCGAATCTTGCTGGCTGAGGACGACCAGGTGATGCGCGAATATCTCGCGCGCGCATTGGAAAAGTCCGGCTATGCGGTGACTGCCGTTGACCGCGGGACAGCTGCGCTGCCCCTGATTGAAGCAGAAGAGTTTGATCTCCTGCTGACGGATATCGTGATGCCCGAAATGGATGGGATCGAGCTGGCGCAGCGGGCCGGTGAGATCCGTCCGAAGCTTCGCGTCATGTTCATCACCGGCTTTGCGGCCGTGACGCTGAAGGCGGGCAAGGCCATGCCCCAGGCCCGGGTTCTCTCCAAGCCGTTCCACCTGCGCGACCTCGTGATGGAGGTCGATCGGATGTTCGAGATTGGAGAATTTCAGGAATTGCAATGA
- a CDS encoding electron transfer flavoprotein subunit beta/FixA family protein has protein sequence MKVLVPVKRVLDYNVKPRVKADGTGVDLANVKMSMNPFDEIAVEEAIRLKEKGVATEIVVVSIGEQKAQETLRTALAMGADRAILVTADDKVEPLAVAKILKAVAAEEQPQLVILGKQAIDDDNNQTGQMLAGLLGWGQGTFASKVEVAGETVKVTREVDGGLETDTFKLPAIITTDLRLNEPRYASLPNIMKAKSKPLATKTAADYGVDTAPRVKTVKVVEPGKRQAGVKVADVDELVMKLKAMGVAK, from the coding sequence ATGAAGGTGCTGGTGCCGGTCAAGCGCGTGCTTGACTATAACGTGAAGCCCCGCGTGAAGGCGGACGGGACGGGGGTCGATCTGGCCAACGTCAAGATGAGCATGAACCCGTTCGACGAGATCGCGGTCGAGGAAGCCATCCGCCTGAAGGAAAAGGGCGTGGCGACCGAGATCGTCGTGGTGTCGATCGGCGAGCAGAAGGCGCAGGAAACGCTCCGCACCGCGCTCGCGATGGGTGCCGACCGCGCGATCCTGGTGACCGCGGACGACAAGGTCGAGCCGCTGGCGGTGGCCAAGATCCTGAAGGCCGTTGCCGCCGAGGAACAGCCGCAGCTCGTCATCCTGGGCAAGCAGGCGATCGACGACGACAACAACCAGACCGGCCAGATGCTCGCCGGCCTGCTCGGCTGGGGTCAGGGCACGTTCGCGTCCAAGGTCGAAGTGGCTGGCGAGACGGTGAAGGTCACGCGCGAAGTGGACGGCGGTCTCGAGACCGACACGTTCAAGCTGCCGGCGATCATCACCACCGACCTGCGCCTCAACGAGCCGCGCTACGCCTCGCTGCCGAACATCATGAAGGCGAAGTCCAAGCCGCTCGCGACCAAGACGGCCGCCGATTACGGCGTCGACACCGCGCCGCGCGTGAAGACCGTGAAGGTCGTCGAGCCCGGCAAGCGCCAGGCGGGCGTCAAGGTTGCCGACGTTGATGAGCTGGTGATGAAGCTCAAGGCGATGGGCGTCGCGAAGTAA
- a CDS encoding SapC family protein, whose protein sequence is MASAPQQQLPLFYNGLEPLSSELHADYKIRPAQTAPFLALQHAIPITIDEFALVQRYMPIVFSAGEDSVPIALMGLNEGVNVFVDADGKLVDDTFYVPAYIRRYPYLLARLRPDAQELSLCFDPTSDTIGQFDEGQALFENGQPSEVTKNILAFNEQFEQAGARTAQFMNELRETELLMDGEVSIQHEGYDQPFVYRGFQMINEEKLQDLRGDQLRKMTKSGMLPLLYAHLFSLSLMREVFARQVRLGKMPQPNMAG, encoded by the coding sequence ATGGCCAGCGCGCCGCAGCAGCAGCTTCCGCTCTTTTACAACGGTCTTGAGCCGCTCTCGAGCGAGTTGCACGCCGATTACAAGATCCGTCCCGCGCAGACCGCGCCGTTCCTGGCGTTGCAGCATGCGATCCCGATCACCATCGACGAGTTCGCGCTGGTGCAGCGGTACATGCCGATCGTCTTCTCCGCCGGCGAAGATTCGGTGCCGATCGCGCTGATGGGCCTGAACGAGGGCGTGAACGTCTTCGTTGACGCCGATGGCAAGCTGGTCGACGACACCTTCTACGTCCCGGCTTATATCCGTCGCTATCCCTATCTCCTCGCCCGCCTGCGCCCGGACGCGCAGGAACTTTCGCTCTGCTTCGATCCGACCTCGGACACGATCGGTCAGTTCGATGAAGGCCAGGCCCTGTTCGAGAACGGCCAGCCGAGCGAAGTGACCAAGAACATCCTCGCCTTCAACGAGCAGTTCGAGCAGGCCGGCGCCCGCACCGCGCAATTCATGAACGAGCTGCGCGAGACGGAGCTTCTCATGGACGGCGAAGTGTCGATCCAGCACGAAGGCTATGACCAGCCCTTCGTGTATCGCGGCTTCCAGATGATCAACGAAGAGAAGCTGCAGGATCTCCGCGGCGATCAGCTGCGCAAGATGACCAAGAGCGGCATGCTCCCGCTGCTCTATGCGCACCTTTTCTCGCTGTCGCTGATGCGTGAGGTTTTCGCGCGTCAGGTGCGGCTCGGCAAGATGCCGCAGCCGAACATGGCCGGCTGA
- a CDS encoding N-formylglutamate amidohydrolase: MQLSFDVVGQLPPASPVVLSVPHAGRIYPPSLQDALRVPLAALTALEDRYVDAVALAARRDEATIIQRTARAWIDLNRAEHDRDPRLDDGAAAGHLSAKVRSGLGLVPRRTSASGELWRRRLGGDEVIARIATTHRPYHEAVAVALSQARARFGVAVLLDIHSMPPIAGSRTRIVLGDRFGRSAAARFVRRMEMVAAGGQQEYSLNVPYAGGYILERHGDPIGNVHAIQLELDRSLYLDARLDRPGSGFDRTVALVREMIDALEEEALDLPTALAAE, encoded by the coding sequence ATGCAATTGTCCTTCGATGTGGTCGGCCAGCTGCCCCCGGCGAGCCCTGTGGTGCTGTCCGTCCCGCATGCCGGAAGGATCTATCCGCCGTCTCTGCAAGACGCCCTGCGCGTCCCCCTGGCGGCGCTGACGGCGCTTGAGGATCGATACGTCGACGCCGTCGCCCTGGCGGCGCGTCGTGACGAGGCGACCATCATCCAGCGCACCGCGCGCGCGTGGATCGACCTCAATCGTGCAGAGCATGATCGTGATCCGCGGCTCGACGATGGCGCGGCGGCGGGGCACCTCAGCGCCAAGGTGCGTAGCGGGCTTGGCCTGGTGCCGCGCCGCACCAGCGCATCGGGCGAGCTTTGGCGACGGCGCCTTGGCGGTGACGAAGTGATCGCGCGCATCGCAACGACTCACCGTCCGTATCATGAGGCAGTGGCGGTGGCCCTGTCCCAGGCACGGGCGCGCTTCGGCGTCGCGGTGCTGCTCGATATCCATTCGATGCCGCCCATCGCCGGGAGCCGCACCCGCATCGTCCTCGGCGACCGTTTCGGCCGATCCGCAGCGGCGCGTTTCGTGCGGCGCATGGAGATGGTGGCTGCGGGCGGGCAGCAGGAATACAGCCTCAATGTGCCCTATGCCGGCGGCTATATTCTAGAGCGGCACGGTGATCCGATCGGCAACGTCCATGCCATTCAGCTGGAGCTTGATCGCTCGCTTTACCTCGATGCGCGACTGGATCGGCCCGGCAGCGGGTTCGACCGAACGGTCGCGCTGGTGCGCGAGATGATCGATGCGCTGGAGGAAGAGGCGCTCGACCTGCCGACAGCGCTGGCCGCTGAATAA